In Physeter macrocephalus isolate SW-GA unplaced genomic scaffold, ASM283717v5 random_1830, whole genome shotgun sequence, the genomic stretch TCCCAAGCTACTCTGCTCTTACCTGCAGAATGGGATTGTGCCTATTGTGGAACCTGAGATCCTGCCTGATGGAGACCATGACCTCAAACGTTGCCAGTATGTTACAGAGAAGGTGAGTCCACACCTGGGCACAGACATACACCACAGAGAAAGCCTGACAGGGAGCCTGTTCCCCACAGTCCCTGGCTCAGATGCAGGCACCTTCCTCAAGCACTCTTTTACTTGATCCCAGAATGTACCTGTGAGTCTGACCTGTACCCACCCTCACAGTCATGCCCACCCAACCCTAGACAGGGAACATAATGTAGTGAGTGGCAGGGGCCCAGAACCTTAGTAAACCTCCTCTGATCCCCAGGTCCTGGCTGCGGTGTACAAGGCCCTGAGTGACCATCACGTGTACCTGGAGGGGACCCTGCTCAAGCCCAACATGGTGACCCCTGGCCATGCCTGTCCCATTAAGTATAGCCCAGAGGAGATCGCCGTGGCAACTGTCACTGCCCTGCGTCGCACTGTGCCCCCAGCTGTCCCAGGTACCACCCTGCTTCCAAACCTGTTCCTTTCCCTAAGACCCATTCTCACGTTCTTCCCCCGTTCTTGTGGCCTCCAGGGGTTCCTTACCCTGGAAAAATAAGGAGTGATCAATCAGTTTGTCTTCTCTTCTCCACCCTAGGAGTGACCTTTCTGTCTGGGGGTCAGAGTGAAGAGGAGGCATCTCTCAACCTCAATGCTATCAACCAGTGCCCCCTTCCCCGGCCCTGGGCCCTCACCTTCTCCTATGGGCGTGCCCTGCAGGCCTCTGCACTCAACACCTGGCGAGGGCAACGGGATAATGCTGGGGCCGCCACTGAGGAGTTCATCAAGCGGGCCGAGGTTGGGAGCTAGAggtggtgggtggggaggtgaTGTGTAGCCAGGAGGGGTCAGCACCCAGAGGCTGTAGTCTGGGAGGGTTCAGCACCTGTGGACTGGGTCGGCCTCCTTAGCCCCTTCCTTTTGCAGGTGAATGGACTTGCGGCCCAGGGCAAGTATGAAGGCAGCGGAGAAGATGGTGGAGCGGCAGCACAATCCCTCTACGTTGCCAACCACGCCTACTGAGTACCCACTCCATACCGTAGCCCTCGGCCCAGCCACCTGCACCCAATTTTGCCTGTAGTTATGGCCAGGGCCAAGTAGCCATGAAGAGTGGAGATGCCTCCACCCAGCACTGAgtcatcttccttttttctcctcccctcccctctccgaTTGCTGCACCTGGGACCATTGGATGGGAGGATAGGGAGCCCCTCATGACTGAGGGCAGGAGAACTTGCTAGAAGTCAGAGCAGGATGCCTGGGTCTCCCCCCTGCCTCTGCCAGCCCCCACAATTTCCCCATGATGGGGTTGCTTCTCCATGGGCTCTCCTTGCCCACCCTCTCTCCTGGGATCAGAGGGTAGGGCACCAGAGCTGACTCATGCTTTGGGTACATACCACATAGCAAATAAATGGTAGCAAAACATGCTactttgtctgtcttttttacaCATCCAGTTCCCACCTCCCAGTTTCTGATCTCTGCTGACTACTTACTGTCTCTGAGCCCTCTCCGACTGTGGAGGTGGAGAGGGTGGGTTTTGAGTTTTACTGGGCTTTAagtttggggggggaggggcacaccCAGTCACCATTCTCAGCTCAGGCTCTTGCTGTTGATGTCCGAGGCTGGAGCGTGGCAGTATGGAGGGCTGTGAGTCTTTCGGGAACTGCCACTTCAGAGGCACTCGGCAGCAGGTGCAGAAGGATGGAGTGAGGCAGGACTCAAGCTACTTCTCAACGCAGCTTTTGCACATGGCCCCAAGCTGGGATAAGAGGCGATGGGAGGAGTCTCTCACCTCTCAGCTGTGTTGAGCCCTGCTGAGGCTTGACACATTTCACCAGGGGGAGCCACTGCAGAAGGGGCACGTGGGTTGCCCAACGGGGAAAATCCCCAGGGCTCAGCGATGCGACACAGCAGGGTATCTAGGAGGTTGCCGAGAGCTATTGCTCACTCCCATTTGGGATAGATAGGGGCACAGAGGGAGCCAATTTAAGGGTCTGGGCAAGAGCAGACCTGGTGAAGTCTCATAATGAACTTTGACCACTTAGCTTGGACGTGGGTCTGTAGGTGGAGCACCTGGGTCTATCTGAGCAGATGAAAAGATGAGAGAACCTGCTGTGTGTTCTGTGTGAACTGGGGAGGCCATGCTCTGTGTGAAGTGCACAACCAATGCTTCGCCCAGCTAATTATTGCAATATGGGAGTGTAGGCCCAGTGTGGCCTgatcttttattaataaaaatagctcaggggcttccctggtggagcagtggttgagagccccactgccgatgcaggggacacgggttcgtgccctggtccgggaagatcctacatgccgtggagcggctgggcccgtgagccatggccgctgagcctgcgcgtccggagcctgtgctccgcaacgggagaggccacaacagtaNNNNNNNNNNNNNNNNNNNNNNNNNNNNNNNNNNNNNNNNNNNNNNNNNNNNNNNNNNNNNNNNNNNNNNNNNNNNNNNNNNNNNNNNNNNNNNNNaaaaaaaaaaaaaaaaaaaaaaaagctcaaactTACATATTAGTCTCCTGCCAGGCCCTATTCTAATCACTTTACAGTTGTTAACTCATTTACTACAACAATTCTACATAAAGTAGATACTAGTGCtatccctattttatttatttattaaaacaattttatttttcttggccacgtcacgtggcatgcgggatcttagttcccgaatCGAACCCATGCCGcctgcagagtcctaaccattggaccgccagggatttCCCTGCTATCCC encodes the following:
- the ALDOC gene encoding fructose-bisphosphate aldolase C: MPHLYPALSAEQKKELSDIALRIVAPGKGILAADESVGSMAKRLSQIGVENTEENRRLYRQVLFTADDRVKKCIGGVIFFHETLYQKDDNGVLFVRTIQDKGIVVGIKVDKGVVPLAGTDGETTTQGLDGLSERCAQYKKDGADFAKWRCVLKISERTPSALAILENANVLARYASICQQNGIVPIVEPEILPDGDHDLKRCQYVTEKVLAAVYKALSDHHVYLEGTLLKPNMVTPGHACPIKYSPEEIAVATVTALRRTVPPAVPGVTFLSGGQSEEEASLNLNAINQCPLPRPWALTFSYGRALQASALNTWRGQRDNAGAATEEFIKRAEVNGLAAQGKYEGSGEDGGAAAQSLYVANHAY